One genomic window of Kaistia geumhonensis includes the following:
- a CDS encoding substrate-binding domain-containing protein, which yields MADKGSDDSGEAGSRPSEGGAADGETPKRRSPKGQQRLGMREIARRAGVAPMTVSRALADPDKVSPETRARIMAVVEREGFIRNQLASSMSSLKSRRRIIGTMVPPLINSGIAEQVQGMSDACHEAGYQLLLVQGDFDRDAEDQAIRALLGWQPAGLILQAFVQAPGARQLLEDGDVAVVEISEVRGRDPIDMAVGVSNFDTAHAMTCHLVDKGYRRIGFVSTPAHGNDRLQQRRIGYRQALIDRGHVYPASLEIEVPITSAGGAEAVSALVARDAALDVIFCSSDTLAIGAVQECHRRGWAIPGRLAIAGYGDVDLAAQLYPPLTTVRVDRYGMGRLAVDQLLKRLRGEENLPRIVPVGFSIVDRASA from the coding sequence ATGGCCGACAAGGGCAGCGACGACAGCGGCGAGGCCGGATCCCGGCCGTCGGAGGGCGGCGCGGCGGATGGGGAAACGCCGAAGAGGCGCAGCCCCAAGGGGCAGCAGCGGCTCGGCATGCGCGAGATCGCGCGCCGGGCCGGCGTCGCGCCCATGACCGTGTCGCGCGCCCTGGCCGATCCCGACAAGGTCTCGCCCGAGACGCGGGCACGGATCATGGCGGTGGTCGAGCGCGAAGGCTTCATCCGCAACCAGCTCGCCTCCTCCATGTCGTCGCTGAAGAGCCGACGCCGCATCATCGGCACCATGGTGCCGCCGCTGATCAATTCCGGCATCGCCGAGCAGGTGCAGGGCATGTCGGATGCCTGCCACGAAGCGGGCTACCAGCTGCTGCTCGTCCAGGGCGATTTCGACCGCGACGCCGAGGATCAGGCAATCCGGGCGCTTCTCGGCTGGCAGCCGGCCGGCCTCATCCTGCAGGCCTTCGTGCAGGCGCCCGGCGCCCGCCAGCTTCTCGAGGATGGCGATGTCGCCGTGGTCGAGATCAGCGAGGTCCGAGGCCGCGATCCGATCGACATGGCGGTCGGCGTGTCGAACTTCGACACCGCCCATGCGATGACCTGCCATCTCGTCGACAAGGGCTATCGCCGCATCGGCTTCGTCTCGACGCCCGCCCATGGCAACGACCGTCTGCAACAGCGCCGCATCGGCTACCGCCAGGCGCTGATCGACCGCGGCCATGTCTATCCCGCCAGCCTCGAGATCGAGGTTCCGATCACCTCCGCCGGCGGCGCCGAGGCGGTATCGGCGCTCGTCGCCCGCGACGCGGCGCTCGACGTCATCTTCTGCTCGAGCGACACACTCGCCATCGGCGCCGTGCAGGAATGCCACCGGCGCGGTTGGGCAATTCCCGGCCGCCTCGCCATCGCCGGCTATGGCGATGTCGACCTCGCCGCCCAGCTCTATCCGCCGCTCACCACCGTCCGCGTCGATCGCTACGGCATGGGCCGTCTCGCCGTCGACCAGCTGCTGAAGCGGCTGCGCGGCGAGGAGAACCTGCCACGCATCGTGCCGGTCGGCTTTTCGATTGTCGACCGCGCCAGCGCCTGA
- a CDS encoding transketolase family protein, whose product MTERIFTRAMGVDEVSGVRPTVEAPFGHALAALGAERPEIVGMTADLGKYTDILPFRDAFPDRFFNMGMAEQNLVAAAAGFARTGFMPFATTYGVFASRRAYDFVAIAVAHSSLPVKIVAGLPGLTTGYGGTHQAIEDLGLMSLIPGLVVIDPCDATEIAAATRAAAEHPGPVYLRLLRGKVPVVFQPEGFLFEIGKARLLREGGDVGIIATGFMTERALDAADRLDALGLAAGVLHVPCLKPFDAEAVADFALRCDRIVTAENHVMRGGLASLVVEALHERGIQRSVRRIGLPDRFMECGAVPTLQKRYRITVDDIVASAEERA is encoded by the coding sequence ATGACTGAGCGCATCTTCACCCGGGCGATGGGCGTCGACGAGGTGAGCGGGGTCCGCCCGACCGTCGAGGCGCCGTTCGGTCATGCCCTCGCGGCGCTCGGCGCCGAGCGGCCCGAGATCGTCGGCATGACGGCCGATCTTGGCAAATACACCGACATCCTGCCCTTCCGCGACGCCTTCCCGGACCGCTTCTTCAACATGGGCATGGCCGAGCAGAATCTCGTCGCCGCCGCGGCCGGGTTCGCGCGGACCGGCTTCATGCCCTTCGCGACGACCTATGGCGTCTTCGCCTCCCGCCGCGCCTATGACTTCGTCGCCATCGCCGTCGCCCATTCAAGCCTTCCCGTGAAGATCGTGGCGGGATTGCCCGGCCTCACCACCGGCTATGGCGGCACGCACCAGGCGATCGAGGATCTTGGGCTGATGAGCCTCATTCCTGGCCTCGTCGTGATCGATCCCTGCGACGCGACCGAGATCGCCGCGGCGACGCGGGCAGCGGCCGAGCATCCGGGGCCGGTCTATCTGCGGCTGCTGCGCGGCAAGGTGCCGGTCGTGTTCCAGCCCGAAGGCTTCCTCTTCGAGATCGGCAAGGCGCGGCTGCTCCGCGAGGGCGGCGATGTCGGCATCATCGCCACGGGCTTCATGACCGAGCGGGCGCTCGACGCCGCCGACCGGCTGGATGCGCTCGGTCTTGCCGCCGGCGTTCTCCACGTTCCCTGCCTGAAGCCGTTCGACGCCGAGGCGGTCGCGGATTTCGCCTTGCGCTGCGACCGCATCGTCACCGCGGAGAACCACGTCATGCGCGGCGGCCTCGCCTCGCTGGTCGTCGAGGCGCTGCACGAGCGCGGCATCCAGCGCTCCGTCCGCCGCATCGGCTTGCCGGACCGCTTCATGGAATGCGGCGCCGTCCCGACGCTGCAGAAACGCTATCGCATCACCGTCGACGACATCGTCGCCAGCGCCGAGGAACGGGCATGA
- a CDS encoding sugar ABC transporter ATP-binding protein, protein MSGDTASPPVIETRAVVKSFAGVQALRGVDLTVRAGEIHALLGQNGAGKSTLVKILNGVHPAGSFSGDIRVAGRPVSFRSTSDARAEGVGYVPQEIEVLEQLTVAENVFAGQTGLGAGVLVSQRRLEERTRALFAEIGLAIDPRALVASLTAAQRHLVMIARALSFRPRVLMLDEPTASLSGVEVERLFAVLRRLKAQGSTMIFITHRLPEVLAICDRATVLRDGRVAAEIGREAFDAERFIFAMSGQRLQRLYPHHEPPPPAPPLLSVRNLTIAGRFGVNRGVSDVGFDVRPGEILGLAGLLGSGRTEILHAIYGRIPFAGEIAIAGRPVTIRKAGDARAAGIALLTEDRKRDGLLFNLPVGANITIGNLGPLASRGIVSDRKEKSAVLAAMRSLAVKARSPQSSVAHLSGGNQQKLLFARVLMSGPRVLLLDEPTKGVDASTRHEIYRLIVDLAEKGVALVVVASELEEIIGIADRCLVVADGRIVDEFKRGEGSEDRVLRAVAAAQAAATMATALPASGRIG, encoded by the coding sequence GTGAGCGGCGACACGGCGTCGCCACCCGTCATCGAGACGCGGGCCGTCGTGAAGAGCTTCGCCGGCGTCCAGGCGCTGCGCGGGGTCGATCTCACGGTGCGTGCCGGCGAAATCCATGCCCTGCTCGGCCAGAACGGCGCCGGCAAGTCCACCCTCGTGAAGATCCTCAACGGCGTCCATCCCGCCGGATCCTTCAGCGGCGACATCCGCGTCGCCGGGCGGCCGGTGAGCTTCCGTTCGACCTCCGACGCGCGCGCCGAAGGCGTCGGCTATGTGCCGCAGGAGATCGAGGTTCTCGAGCAGCTGACGGTTGCCGAGAACGTCTTCGCCGGCCAGACCGGCCTCGGCGCCGGCGTCCTCGTCAGCCAGCGCCGGCTCGAGGAGCGGACGCGCGCGCTTTTCGCCGAGATTGGCCTTGCCATCGATCCCAGGGCGCTGGTGGCGAGCCTCACCGCCGCGCAGCGCCATCTCGTCATGATCGCGCGGGCGCTGTCGTTCCGCCCGCGCGTGCTGATGCTGGACGAGCCCACCGCCTCCCTCTCGGGCGTCGAGGTCGAGCGGCTGTTCGCCGTGCTGCGGCGACTCAAGGCGCAGGGCTCGACGATGATCTTCATCACCCATCGCCTGCCGGAAGTGCTGGCGATCTGCGACCGGGCGACGGTGCTGCGCGACGGGCGGGTCGCGGCCGAGATCGGCCGCGAGGCGTTCGACGCGGAGCGCTTCATCTTCGCCATGTCCGGCCAGCGGCTGCAACGACTCTATCCCCATCACGAGCCGCCCCCGCCCGCCCCGCCGCTGCTCTCTGTGCGCAATCTCACCATCGCCGGTCGGTTCGGCGTCAATCGCGGCGTCAGCGATGTCGGCTTCGACGTCCGGCCGGGCGAGATCCTCGGCCTCGCCGGCCTGCTCGGTTCGGGACGCACCGAGATCCTTCACGCGATCTACGGCCGCATTCCCTTTGCCGGCGAAATCGCCATCGCCGGCCGGCCGGTCACCATCCGCAAGGCGGGCGATGCACGCGCCGCCGGGATCGCGCTCCTGACCGAGGACCGCAAGCGCGACGGCCTCCTGTTCAATCTGCCGGTCGGCGCCAACATCACCATTGGCAATCTCGGTCCGCTCGCGTCGCGCGGAATCGTCAGCGATCGCAAGGAGAAGAGCGCCGTGCTCGCGGCGATGCGCTCGCTCGCGGTCAAGGCGCGATCGCCGCAGTCTTCCGTCGCGCATCTTTCCGGCGGCAACCAGCAGAAGCTCCTCTTCGCGCGGGTTCTGATGAGCGGGCCGCGCGTGCTGCTGCTCGACGAGCCGACCAAGGGGGTCGATGCCTCGACACGGCACGAGATCTACCGGCTGATCGTCGATCTCGCGGAGAAGGGCGTCGCACTGGTGGTGGTCGCCTCGGAACTGGAGGAGATCATCGGCATCGCCGACCGATGCCTCGTCGTGGCGGACGGCCGCATCGTGGACGAGTTCAAGCGCGGCGAGGGCAGCGAGGATCGCGTCCTGCGCGCGGTCGCCGCGGCGCAGGCGGCAGCCACCATGGCCACGGCACTTCCAGCGAGCGGAAGGATCGGCTGA
- a CDS encoding SDR family NAD(P)-dependent oxidoreductase, with translation MSGRLAEGRFGGRSVLVTGAATGIGRATAQHLAAGGASVFGIGLDGAEGRAFEARAAAAGLAFRFREADLTDEAAVRSGVAAAIDAFGRIDAVVNAAGIYETGKRLEDLSDADWDRTIAVNLTAIFRVCRAVLPYIRAAGGGSVVNISSVHALATVPGVPAYAASKAGVLGLSRQMALDYAVDRIRVNAVIVGSVATRMTLDGLQAAGGAEAIGLSFEKNRAPRIADPEEIARAIGFLISDDASFVTGSGFVVDGGLTALVL, from the coding sequence ATGAGCGGGCGTCTTGCCGAGGGGCGTTTCGGGGGGCGGTCGGTGCTCGTTACTGGCGCGGCGACCGGCATCGGCCGTGCCACGGCGCAGCATCTGGCCGCCGGCGGGGCCTCGGTGTTCGGAATCGGCCTCGACGGCGCGGAGGGCCGTGCATTCGAAGCGCGCGCCGCCGCCGCCGGTCTCGCCTTCCGCTTCCGCGAGGCGGACCTCACCGACGAAGCGGCCGTGCGTTCCGGCGTCGCCGCGGCGATCGACGCGTTCGGCCGCATCGACGCGGTGGTCAACGCCGCCGGCATCTACGAGACCGGCAAGCGTCTCGAGGACCTCTCCGATGCCGACTGGGACCGCACCATCGCCGTCAACCTGACCGCGATCTTCCGCGTCTGCCGGGCGGTGCTGCCATACATTCGCGCGGCCGGCGGCGGCTCGGTCGTCAACATCTCCTCGGTGCATGCGCTGGCGACGGTGCCCGGCGTGCCGGCCTATGCGGCGTCCAAGGCCGGCGTGCTCGGCCTGTCGCGGCAGATGGCGCTCGACTATGCCGTCGACCGCATCCGCGTGAACGCGGTGATCGTCGGCTCGGTGGCCACGCGCATGACGCTGGACGGGCTCCAGGCCGCCGGCGGCGCCGAGGCGATCGGCCTCTCCTTCGAGAAGAACCGCGCCCCGCGCATCGCCGACCCCGAGGAGATCGCCCGCGCCATCGGCTTCCTCATCTCCGACGACGCGTCCTTCGTCACGGGAAGCGGCTTTGTCGTCGATGGCGGGCTGACGGCATTGGTGCTCTGA
- a CDS encoding aldose 1-epimerase: protein MIELAHGGVSLGLVPELGGSIAFFRIEGRDAMRPLSAEDAAAGNVLGVASFPMIPYANRIDGNAFTFEGRTYRVAPNNGAEPFNVHGSGWKSAWTIEEATATSVVLVLDHDGGTEDPYTYRAVQRFALADGALSLTTSIENRGAARMPFGFGHHPWFPRDADVTLRFRARDFWLEGPFGVVSDRISVAPELDFSEHRPLPEGWRNNDYGRWDGRAELRFPARGVGLAIEAGPLYENLMFYADPKRDVFCLEPQTNASCALNRTEPDLGVIVLGPGESMQERVAFRPFLI from the coding sequence ATGATCGAGCTTGCCCATGGCGGGGTTTCGCTGGGCCTCGTGCCGGAACTGGGCGGGAGCATCGCCTTTTTCCGCATCGAGGGCCGCGACGCGATGCGGCCGCTGTCGGCCGAGGACGCCGCCGCGGGCAATGTGCTCGGTGTCGCCAGCTTTCCGATGATCCCCTATGCCAACCGGATCGACGGCAACGCCTTCACCTTCGAGGGCCGGACCTACCGCGTCGCGCCCAACAACGGCGCCGAGCCGTTCAACGTCCACGGCAGCGGCTGGAAGAGCGCCTGGACGATCGAGGAAGCGACCGCGACGAGCGTTGTGCTCGTGCTCGATCACGACGGGGGCACCGAGGACCCCTACACCTACCGCGCCGTGCAGCGTTTCGCGCTCGCGGACGGCGCCCTGTCGCTGACGACCAGCATCGAGAACCGCGGGGCGGCGCGCATGCCCTTCGGCTTCGGACACCATCCCTGGTTTCCGCGCGATGCGGACGTCACCCTCAGGTTCCGCGCCCGCGACTTCTGGCTCGAGGGACCGTTCGGCGTGGTGAGCGACCGCATCAGCGTGGCGCCCGAGCTCGACTTCTCGGAGCATCGACCGCTGCCCGAGGGCTGGCGCAACAACGATTACGGCCGCTGGGACGGGCGCGCCGAACTGCGTTTCCCGGCACGCGGAGTCGGCCTCGCGATCGAAGCCGGCCCGCTCTACGAGAATCTCATGTTCTATGCAGATCCGAAGCGCGACGTCTTCTGCCTGGAGCCGCAAACCAACGCCTCCTGCGCCCTCAACAGGACGGAGCCCGATCTCGGCGTCATCGTCCTCGGACCCGGCGAGAGCATGCAGGAGCGGGTCGCTTTCAGGCCATTCCTGATCTGA
- a CDS encoding transketolase, with product MALPANHPPESADLRALAARALSMRRHMLTMARGPGQGYVGQGLGIADVLAALYFHELRWDPGDLAAPDRDRFLLSTGHYSIALWAALAEAGVFPLSELSTYGADDSRLDMSTLDTTPGVEMIGGSLGHGLGQAVGMALGLRLAGSPARIFCELSDGEMQEGATWEAAMSASHFGLDGMVALIDCNGIQADGAVVLDMEPVAEKWRAFGFSTAEIDGNDMAAVVAALARTRQRDGRPHAIVLRTRPGFGIPTLMAREKAHFIRVDAGEWDALAAELEREGVRND from the coding sequence ATGGCTTTGCCAGCTAATCATCCGCCTGAAAGTGCGGATCTCCGAGCGCTTGCCGCGCGTGCGCTGTCGATGCGACGGCACATGCTGACCATGGCGCGGGGACCCGGCCAAGGCTATGTCGGGCAGGGGCTCGGCATCGCCGACGTGCTCGCGGCGCTCTATTTCCACGAGTTGCGTTGGGACCCGGGTGATCTCGCCGCGCCCGACCGCGACCGCTTCCTGCTCTCGACGGGGCACTACTCGATCGCGCTCTGGGCGGCGCTCGCGGAAGCCGGCGTGTTTCCGCTTTCCGAGCTCTCGACCTATGGCGCGGACGACAGCCGGCTCGATATGTCGACGCTCGACACGACGCCGGGCGTGGAGATGATCGGTGGCTCGCTCGGGCATGGGCTGGGCCAGGCGGTCGGCATGGCACTCGGCCTGCGCCTCGCCGGATCTCCCGCGCGCATCTTCTGCGAGCTTTCGGACGGCGAGATGCAGGAGGGGGCGACCTGGGAGGCGGCGATGTCGGCGTCGCATTTCGGCCTCGACGGGATGGTCGCCCTGATCGATTGCAACGGCATCCAGGCCGATGGCGCCGTCGTGCTCGACATGGAGCCGGTGGCAGAGAAATGGCGTGCGTTCGGATTCTCGACCGCAGAGATCGACGGCAACGACATGGCAGCGGTCGTCGCCGCGCTCGCCCGCACCCGGCAGCGAGACGGCAGGCCGCATGCCATCGTCCTCCGAACGCGGCCGGGTTTCGGCATTCCGACCCTCATGGCCCGCGAGAAGGCCCATTTCATCCGCGTCGATGCCGGCGAATGGGACGCCCTCGCCGCCGAGCTGGAACGGGAAGGTGTCCGCAATGACTGA
- a CDS encoding sugar ABC transporter substrate-binding protein produces MQTTSRTIRIALAGFTALAALAGSGGAALAEGKNILWVQPMRDHPVHRLMQAGFLAKCKELGNTCEVVGNPSATNYDVSASIPLAEAAMARTKFDAIAVYGPGPEIYPFIGKLGQEGFPVVTWHVLPAEGSVPGLKAATGEDIPSAGKAAAEAMGAKLGGKGVIALTQGSSNDTENVMSDSFRKTMAEKYPDIKILDTQMEGFEPSSAEAKAVALLQGNPDVNAAFSTTGNGIQTWSGAARKAGREGLVIVGMDYIRQNLDIVKAGGAWGVVAQPLYEESAKTAELANHLAEGKTVPYLNPLPAAVLTAGDLEPYYKMLDSAGQ; encoded by the coding sequence ATGCAGACCACATCCAGGACCATCCGCATCGCGCTGGCCGGCTTCACGGCGCTGGCGGCGCTCGCGGGCAGCGGCGGCGCCGCGCTGGCCGAAGGCAAGAACATCCTCTGGGTCCAGCCGATGCGCGACCATCCCGTGCACCGGCTGATGCAGGCCGGCTTCCTCGCCAAGTGCAAGGAACTGGGCAACACCTGCGAGGTCGTGGGCAACCCCTCGGCGACGAACTACGACGTCTCGGCCTCGATCCCGCTCGCGGAAGCGGCCATGGCCCGGACCAAGTTCGACGCCATCGCCGTCTATGGCCCCGGCCCGGAAATCTATCCCTTCATCGGCAAGCTCGGCCAGGAAGGCTTTCCGGTCGTGACCTGGCACGTTCTGCCGGCCGAGGGCAGCGTGCCCGGCCTCAAGGCCGCGACCGGCGAGGACATTCCGAGCGCCGGCAAGGCGGCGGCCGAGGCCATGGGCGCCAAGCTCGGCGGCAAGGGCGTGATCGCGCTGACTCAGGGCTCGTCCAACGACACCGAGAACGTCATGTCGGACTCGTTCCGCAAGACGATGGCCGAGAAGTATCCCGACATCAAAATCCTCGACACGCAGATGGAAGGCTTCGAGCCGTCCTCCGCCGAGGCCAAGGCCGTGGCCCTGCTGCAGGGCAATCCCGACGTCAACGCCGCCTTCTCGACGACCGGCAACGGCATCCAGACCTGGTCGGGCGCGGCGCGAAAGGCCGGCCGCGAGGGTCTCGTCATCGTCGGCATGGACTATATCCGCCAGAACCTCGACATCGTGAAGGCGGGCGGTGCCTGGGGCGTGGTGGCGCAGCCGCTCTACGAGGAAAGCGCCAAGACGGCCGAGCTCGCCAACCACCTCGCCGAGGGCAAGACGGTTCCCTACCTCAATCCGCTGCCGGCGGCCGTGCTGACGGCGGGCGATCTTGAGCCCTATTACAAGATGCTCGACAGCGCCGGGCAGTAG
- a CDS encoding SDR family NAD(P)-dependent oxidoreductase: MTDQVRTVLITGAGAGLGQRLAALLAERGLAVALADVSAPGLERTLKLLPADASAIAITSDLTADGAPAAAVKQVVDAFGRLDILINNAGYGAIEPFLGMTAALWHKTLSINLVALAMMTAAAGEVMRDQRSGRIVNITSPASRMALPNYTAYAASKAGVDAVTRAAALALAPFGVLVNSLAPGMMDTEMQRSTELDLARIEGRSDVEAFLDERTRRVPLGRRAEIDEVAAGVLWLALDAPPYVTAERLNLSGGLDRD, encoded by the coding sequence GTGACGGATCAGGTGAGAACGGTACTGATAACGGGCGCTGGGGCGGGGCTCGGCCAGCGCCTTGCCGCCCTGCTCGCCGAGCGGGGGCTCGCCGTGGCCCTTGCCGATGTCAGCGCCCCGGGCCTCGAGCGGACGCTCAAGCTCCTCCCCGCCGATGCCTCTGCCATTGCCATCACATCCGACCTCACCGCGGACGGCGCCCCGGCCGCCGCCGTAAAGCAGGTCGTCGACGCGTTCGGCCGCCTCGACATCCTCATCAACAATGCCGGCTATGGCGCCATCGAGCCGTTTCTCGGCATGACGGCTGCGCTCTGGCACAAGACGCTGTCGATCAATCTCGTCGCGCTGGCGATGATGACGGCCGCGGCCGGTGAGGTGATGCGCGACCAGCGCTCGGGCCGCATCGTGAACATCACCTCGCCCGCCTCGCGCATGGCGCTGCCGAACTACACCGCCTATGCCGCCAGCAAGGCAGGTGTCGACGCGGTGACGCGGGCCGCCGCTCTGGCGCTCGCGCCCTTCGGTGTGCTCGTCAATTCGCTGGCGCCCGGCATGATGGACACCGAGATGCAGCGCTCGACGGAGCTCGACCTCGCGAGGATCGAGGGCCGCAGCGACGTCGAGGCCTTCCTCGACGAGCGCACGCGCCGCGTCCCCCTCGGCCGCCGCGCGGAGATCGACGAGGTCGCGGCAGGTGTCCTGTGGCTCGCGCTGGACGCGCCTCCCTATGTGACCGCCGAACGGCTCAACCTCTCCGGCGGACTGGACAGGGACTGA
- a CDS encoding mandelate racemase/muconate lactonizing enzyme family protein translates to MRITGIETFTVGAGWKNWLFVRVHTDAGITGLGEGTLNGFIRTTEAAVRELEHLVIGQDPRRITALAKRMLDSVSLDGGHIHRTAIATIEVACWDILGKSLGVPIHQLIGGRMRDTVLGYANGWYRTERSPEAFLAAAEAVIAKGFKAMKLDPFGTASGFIGKHDLDLAYDILRTLREKLPAGTLLLIDVHARFTEVEAIRAAHRLAPLDLYWWEEPTTRDRQETVHAVGRASPIPVATGEMYDTVGQFFTLAEGGGVNIFQPEPMSLGGIGNTLAVANLALAHGSYIAPHQSGGPVATAVCLQLAAAVPNFLIQEHFDAFNDPWTRDLVTWHPSIDPATGHLSLPDAPGLGIELNEEVARAHPYDPKAYLDIHSEGWERRLGSRRNS, encoded by the coding sequence ATGAGGATCACCGGGATCGAGACCTTCACCGTCGGCGCGGGTTGGAAGAACTGGCTGTTCGTCCGTGTTCACACCGATGCCGGCATCACCGGCCTCGGCGAGGGCACGCTCAACGGCTTCATTCGCACCACCGAGGCGGCGGTCCGGGAGCTGGAGCATCTCGTCATCGGCCAGGATCCACGACGCATCACGGCGCTGGCCAAGCGGATGCTCGACAGCGTTTCGCTGGACGGAGGCCACATCCATCGCACGGCGATCGCGACGATCGAGGTCGCTTGCTGGGACATCCTGGGCAAATCGCTCGGCGTACCGATCCACCAGCTCATCGGCGGGCGCATGCGCGACACCGTGCTCGGCTATGCGAATGGCTGGTACCGGACCGAGCGCAGCCCGGAGGCCTTTCTCGCCGCTGCCGAAGCGGTGATCGCCAAGGGCTTTAAGGCGATGAAACTCGACCCGTTCGGGACCGCCTCCGGCTTCATCGGCAAGCACGACCTCGACCTCGCCTACGACATCCTGCGGACGCTGCGCGAGAAACTTCCGGCCGGCACGCTGCTGCTCATCGACGTGCATGCCCGGTTCACCGAGGTCGAGGCGATCCGCGCCGCGCATCGGCTGGCGCCGCTCGATCTCTACTGGTGGGAGGAGCCGACGACGCGGGACCGGCAGGAGACGGTGCATGCGGTCGGTCGCGCCAGCCCGATTCCGGTCGCGACCGGCGAGATGTACGACACGGTGGGCCAGTTCTTCACGCTCGCAGAGGGAGGCGGAGTCAACATTTTTCAACCGGAACCGATGTCGCTCGGTGGTATCGGCAACACGCTCGCCGTCGCCAATCTCGCGCTTGCCCATGGCAGCTACATCGCGCCGCACCAGTCGGGCGGTCCGGTCGCGACCGCCGTCTGCCTGCAGCTCGCCGCCGCGGTGCCGAACTTCCTGATCCAGGAACATTTCGACGCCTTCAACGACCCGTGGACGCGCGACCTCGTCACCTGGCATCCGTCGATCGATCCCGCGACTGGCCATCTCTCGCTGCCCGATGCGCCGGGGCTCGGCATCGAGCTCAACGAGGAGGTCGCGCGGGCGCATCCCTACGACCCCAAGGCCTATCTCGACATCCATTCGGAGGGGTGGGAACGGCGGCTCGGTTCGCGGCGCAACAGCTAG
- a CDS encoding ABC transporter permease encodes MERTVGRPATAETSGRAMRDRLTRLVAVGEVGVLLALVVIVAFFFVLEPAFLSERNIRAILRVVSFVGIIAIGQTLLLVCGEFDLSVGAVAGLSAVVSAKLMTALALPVPIALLGGVAVGGLVGLVNGLAVVRLRIPAFIQTLGMLFIGQGLIQVVTNGYPVYPLPKVIGEIGMAGFVFGLGWSFVFFVVAAISADFVLRRTVLGRNMYATGGNPEVARLVGIDTARMKIGAFVTVGMLAAVAGMFVMADLSSGTTSIGSGWELTVIAGVVVGGVSLFGGAGTMAGGLIGILLLQVVTSGLVVIGVNANWQQIAVGLIMVIAVGLDVLRRRTFIAGSGSEPPAEPASPAKP; translated from the coding sequence ATGGAACGAACTGTCGGACGGCCCGCCACGGCCGAGACTTCCGGCCGCGCGATGCGTGACCGGCTGACGCGACTCGTCGCCGTCGGCGAGGTCGGCGTCCTGCTGGCGCTCGTGGTCATTGTCGCCTTCTTCTTCGTGCTCGAGCCGGCCTTCCTGTCGGAGCGCAACATCCGCGCCATCCTGCGCGTCGTCTCCTTCGTCGGCATCATCGCCATCGGCCAGACGCTGCTGCTCGTCTGCGGCGAGTTCGATCTTTCCGTCGGCGCCGTCGCCGGCCTCTCGGCCGTGGTGAGTGCCAAGCTGATGACGGCGCTGGCCTTGCCCGTGCCGATCGCGCTTCTCGGCGGCGTCGCGGTCGGAGGCCTCGTCGGCCTCGTCAACGGCCTTGCCGTCGTGCGGCTGCGCATACCGGCCTTCATCCAGACGCTCGGCATGCTCTTCATCGGCCAGGGGCTGATCCAGGTCGTGACCAATGGCTATCCGGTCTATCCGCTGCCCAAGGTGATCGGCGAGATCGGCATGGCCGGCTTCGTGTTCGGCCTCGGCTGGAGCTTCGTCTTCTTCGTCGTCGCCGCCATCAGCGCCGATTTCGTCCTCCGCCGCACCGTGTTGGGGCGCAACATGTATGCGACCGGCGGCAATCCCGAGGTGGCCCGCCTCGTCGGCATCGATACCGCGCGCATGAAGATCGGCGCCTTCGTCACCGTCGGCATGCTCGCGGCCGTCGCCGGCATGTTCGTCATGGCCGATCTGTCCAGCGGCACCACATCGATCGGCTCCGGCTGGGAGCTCACCGTCATCGCCGGCGTGGTGGTCGGCGGCGTCAGCCTGTTCGGCGGCGCCGGCACCATGGCGGGCGGCCTCATCGGCATCCTGCTGTTGCAGGTCGTCACCAGCGGTCTCGTGGTGATCGGCGTCAACGCCAACTGGCAGCAGATCGCCGTCGGCCTGATCATGGTGATCGCCGTCGGTCTCGACGTGCTGCGCCGCCGCACCTTCATCGCCGGCTCCGGCAGCGAGCCGCCGGCCGAGCCGGCGAGCCCCGCCAAGCCCTAG